One window of the Musa acuminata AAA Group cultivar baxijiao unplaced genomic scaffold, Cavendish_Baxijiao_AAA HiC_scaffold_326, whole genome shotgun sequence genome contains the following:
- the LOC103982501 gene encoding homeobox-leucine zipper protein HOX32 encodes MAMVVSGKEVGKGLQQAAAMDSGKYVRYTPEQVEALERVYSECPKPSSLRRQQLIRECPILSNIEPKQIKVWFQNRRCREKQRKEASRLQTVNRKLTAMNKLLMEENDRLQKQVSQLVYENGYMRQQLHSPSVATDASCESVVTSGQHHHQQNPTSQHPERDANNPAGLLAIAEETLAEFLSKATGTAVEWVQMVGMKPGPDSIGIVAVSHNCGGVAARACGLVSLEPAKVAEVLKDRPSWYRDCRCLDVLTVIPTGNGGNIELTYMQTYAPTTLAAARDFWTLRYTTALEDGSLVICERSLTPATGGPTGPAATNFVRAEMLSSGYLIRPCEGGGSMIHIVDHVDLDPWSVPEVLRPLYESPKILAQKTTIAALRHLKQIAQETSGEVPFGGGRQPAVLRAFSQRLSRGFNDAVNGFADDGWSLLGSDGVEDVTIAINSSPNKLFGSHVNPSAIYSTLGSGVLCAKASMLLQNVPPAILVRFLREHRSEWADCGVDAYSAASLRTGSYAVPGVRPNSGFLGSQVILPLAHTAENEEFLEVIRLEGNGFNQDDVILSRDMYLLQLCSGVEENAVGACAQLVFAPIDESFDDNLPLLPSGFRVIPLDPKTDSPATTRTLDLASTLEVGSGATSRSVNETASTTYNLRSVLTIAFQFTYENHLRDSVAAMARQYVRSVVTSVQRVAMAIAPSRPGCQIGGKHPPGSPEAHTLARWISQSYRVHTGAELFQVDSQANDSSLKLLWHHSDAIMCCSLKVAPVFTFSNQAGLDMLETTLIALQDITLEKILDDNGRKVLCSEFPKIMQQGFAHLPAGICLSSMGRPASYEQAVAWKVLDEDDSPHCLAFMFVNWSFV; translated from the exons ATGGCGATGGTTGTAAGCGGGAAGGAGGTGGGGAAGGGGCTGCAGCAGGCTGCGGCGATGGATTCGGGGAAGTACGTGAGGTACACGCCGGAGCAGGTGGAGGCGCTCGAGAGGGTCTACAGCGAGTGCCCGAAGCCGAGCTCCCTGAGGCGGCAGCAGCTCATACGGGAATGCCCCATCCTCTCCAACATCGAGCCGAAGCAGATCAAGGTCTGGTTCCAGAACAGAAG ATGTCGAGAGAAGCAAAGAAAGGAGGCCTCTCGTCTCCAAACAGTAAATCGCAAGCTCACTGCTATGAACAAGTTGTTGATGGAGGAAAATGACCGACTGCAGAAGCAGGTGTCTCAACTTGTATATGAGAATGGATACATGCGCCAACAACTGCATAGT CCATCTGTTGCGACTGATGCTAGCTGTGAATCTGTAGTCACAAGTGGTCAGCACCACCATCAACAAAACCCAACTTCACAGCATCCAGAGAGGGATGCTAATAACCCAGCTGG TCTTCTTGCGATCGCTGAGGAGACCTTGGCAGAGTTCCTGTCAAAGGCTACTGGAACTGCTGTCGAGTGGGTTCAGATGGTTGGGATGAAG CCTGGTCCGGATTCTATTGGAATCGTTGCTGTTTCCCACAACTGTGGTGGGGTAGCAGCTCGAGCCTGTGGCCTTGTGAGTCTAGAACCCGCAAAG GTTGCAGAGGTTCTCAAAGATCGTCCATCTTGGTATCGTGATTGCCGTTGCCTCGATGTGCTTACTGTAATTCCCACTGGTAATGGAGGGAATATTGAACTTACATATATGCAG ACATATGCACCTACTACTTTGGCAGCAGCACGAGACTTTTGGACGCTAAGATATACTACAGCACTGGAAGATGGCAGTCTTGTG ATCTGTGAGAGGTCATTGACTCCTGCAACTGGTGGTCCCACTGGGCCAGCTGCTACAAATTTTGTAAGAGCTGAAATGCTTTCTAGTGGCTATTTAATTCGGCCATGTGAAGGTGGTGGGTCAATGATTCACATCGTCGACCATGTTGATTTAGAT CCATGGAGTGTACCTGAGGTTCTTAGACCCCTGTATGAATCACCAAAGATACTGGCACAGAAAACAACCATTGCT GCACTCCGCCACCTAAAACAAATTGCTCAAGAGACCAGTGGTGAAGTTCCATTTGGTGGGGGGCGGCAACCTGCTGTTTTAAGGGCCTTTAGTCAGAGATTGAGCAG AGGTTTCAATGATGCTGTGAATGGATTTGCTGATGATGGTTGGTCGTTACTGGGAAGTGATGGTGTTGAGGATGTGACAATAGCTATAAATTCTTCCCCAAATAAACTTTTTGGGTCTCATGTTAACCCCTCGGCGATATATTCAACCCTCGGAAGTGGTGTTCTCTGTGCAAAAGCATCAATGTTGCTGCAG AATGTACCACCTGCTATATTGGTTCGCTTTTTGAGGGAACATCGTTCAGAATGGGCTGATTGTGGTGTAGATGCTTATTCTGCTGCATCATTGAGAACTGGCTCATATGCGGTTCCTGGTGTTAGGCCCAATAGCGGGTTCTTGGGCAGTCAGGTGATACTTCCTCTTGCACATACTGCAGAAAATGAAGAG TTCTTGGAGGTGATTAGGCTCGAGGGTAATGGTTTTAACCAAGATGATGTCATTTTGTCAAGGGATATGTACTTGCTGCAG CTTTGCAGTGGAGTGGAAGAAAATGCTGTTGGTGCCTGTGCTCAGCTGGTTTTTGCACCCATTGATGAATCTTTTGATGATAATCTTCCTTTGCTACCATCAGGTTTTCGTGTCATACCGCTGGACCCTAAAACA GATTCTCCGGCCACTACACGAACACTTGATTTGGCATCCACACTAGAAGTTGGATCTGGTGCCACATCACGCTCTGTTAATGAGACTGCTTCAACTACATATAACCTGCGATCAGTCCTCACAATAGCCTTCCAGTTTACCTATGAGAATCACCTCCGAGATAGTGTGGCAGCAATGGCCCGGCAATATGTTAGAAGTGTGGTCACCTCAGTGCAGAGAGTTGCGATGGCAATTGCACCTTCTCGTCCCGGTTGTCAGATTGGCGGTAAGCACCCACCTGGTTCTCCAGAAGCTCACACTCTGGCACGATGGATTTCTCAGAGCTACAG GGTTCATACAGGAGCTGAGCTCTTTCAGGTGGACTCGCAAGCAAATGATTCATCGCTGAAATTGCTTTGGCACCATTCGGATGCGATCATGTGTTGTTCTTTGAAG GTTGCCCCTGTCTTCACCTTTTCCAATCAAGCTGGTCTGGATATGCTGGAAACCACCCTGATAGCTCTTCAGGACATTACACTGGAAAAGATTCTTGATGACAATGGTCGGAAGGTGCTTTGCTCGGAGTTCCCCAAGATCATGCAGCAG GGCTTTGCTCATCTTCCTGCTGGTATCTGCTTGTCAAGCATGGGGAGGCCGGCGTCTTATGAACAGGCTGTGGCATGGAAAGTCCTTGATGAGGATGATTCACCCCATTGTCTGGCTTTCATGTTTGTGAACTGGTCTTTTGTTTGA
- the LOC135657951 gene encoding ferredoxin--NADP reductase, root isozyme, chloroplastic-like — protein sequence MAHALGARASVSPSVGKDASLRKTGFKDHNKLRFDNKLWITLSSVNLKSRYSSTKYQFKVMSMSVQQAVRSKIPVQPLELENPNEPPLNLYKPKEPYTATIVSVERLVGPKAPGETCHIVIDHGGNVPYWEGQSYGIIPPGENPKKPGSPHNVRLYSIASTRYGDSFDGKTASLCVRRAIYYDPETGKEDPSKNGTCSNFLCNSKSGDKIQLTGPSGKIMLLPEGDPNATHIMIATGTGVAPFRGYLRRMFMEAVTTYKFGGLAWLFLGVANTDSLLYDDEFSSYLKDYPDNFRFDKALSREQKNKNGGKMYVQDKIEEYSDEIFKLLDGGAHIYFCGLKGMMPGIQDTLKRVAEQRGESWDAKLSQLKKNKQWHVEVY from the exons ATGGCGCACGCTTTAGGAGCTCGG GCATCCGTGTCGCCATCAGTCGGAAAGGATGCGTCGCTGAGGAAAACCGGATTCAAG GATCATAATAAACTTCGCTTCGACAATAAATTATGGATTACTTTGTCATCTGTAAACTTGAAGAGCAGGTATTCATCAACAAAATACCAGTTCAAGGTGATGTCTATGTCTGTCCAACAAGCAGTCCGAAGTAAAATTCCAGTTCAACCTTTGGAGCTTGAGAATCCTAATGAGCCCCCGCTAAATCTGTACAAACCCAAAGAACCGTACACAGCAACAATTGTCTCAGTTGAGAGACTTGTTGGTCCGAAAGCGCCTGGTGAGACATGCCATATTGTGATTGATCATGGTGGCAATGTACCTTACTGGGAAGGGCAAAGTTATGGCATCATTCCTCCT GGTGAGAACCCAAAGAAACCTGGATCTCCCCACAATGTGCGTCTCTACTCTATTGCATCAACTAGGTATGGGGATTCGTTTGATGGCAAGACGGCCAGCTTATGTGTCCGACGAGCTATCTATTATGATCCAGAGACTGGAAAGGAGGATCCTTCAAAGAATGGCACTTGCAGCAATTTTCTTTGCAACTCAAAGTCAGGAGACAAGATTCAGCTCACAG GACCTTCTGGGAAAATTATGCTGCTACCAGAGGGTGATCCAAATGCCACCCATATCATGATCGCGACAGGGACAGGTGTCGCTCCATTCCGTGGATACCTTCGCCGTATGTTCATGGAAGCTGTGACCACTTACAAGTTTGGTGGCCTTGCATGGCTCTTCCTAGGGGTTGCAAATACTGACAGCCTTCTCTATGATGATGAGTTTAGCAGCTACCTAAAAGACTATCCTGATAACTTTAG GTTTGATAAGGCTCTCAGCAGGGAACAGAAGAACAAGAATGGTGGGAAGATGTATGTCCAGGACAAGATCGAGGAGTACAGTGATGAAATCTTCAAGCTGTTAGATGGAGGTGCACACATTTACTTTTGCGGTCTGAAAGGGATGATGCCTGGAATTCAAGATACACTAAAGAGGGTGGCGGAACAGAGAGGAGAAAGTTGGGATGCTAAGCTCTCTCAGCTTAAGAAGAATAAGCAATGGCATGTTGAAGTCTACTAA